Below is a genomic region from Enoplosus armatus isolate fEnoArm2 chromosome 10, fEnoArm2.hap1, whole genome shotgun sequence.
GAAAGAAGCGATGGATCAGAGCACAGAACGCCAGCCCATCACACCAGGACGATGAGAAGTTTTCTATGTTGACACCCTGAAAGGTCAAAGGACAGGAAGAGGTAAAAAGATACACCGAGCAAAACACGTCCTCACCAAGGcttattcatattattttgttaAGTTCTCTGACGACAAATCTGTAAATTTGGTGCATGTGATGAAGATTCTGTGTTGAACTCACTTCATAGTTGCGAGTCTTGCTGCGACACCACTGAAGCATCTTCTGTTTGATTGAAGCTCCTGTAGCCACAGCCGTAGATGACCTCTGAATCTTGAAGTTGCGGGGTATTGGTGTCCTAAAAATGTCACAACGTTTCCTTCATCAGACCATATTTTACTGCCACTCTGCAAACCTATTTTTGGTCCTGGGTATCATACAATGACTTACTCTGGTGCACCTTGCTGGAACTTGGCAATGATGTCGTTTTTAGCGGATGCTCTAATAGAGCGTGCAGAGGGTCTCGGtcgggagagagaagaggagggaggaccACTCTTTCTTTTGGGCCTTGGTTGCTTTTCTACCTCCTTTATCTTTCCTTTGTCTTTCGTCTCTACATCCACTTCCTTGActtgctttttcttctctgccccttttgctgctttttcattCACATCTGTTCCTGCTTCGTttgcctcttcctctgttttactcgtctgtttctctttgtccttcatctcctctccatctcccccagTCTCACAACTCTTGACCTCTTCCGCCTGCCCACCTTTCTTGTCTTCCTCCCCATCTTTTACTCCACTCGGAGGTTCCTTCACGTCAACATCAGTGGATGCTTTGTCTTTATCTTGTCCAGCCTCTTCAGCGTCACCTTCAACATGCTTTGATGCCGTAGTCTGGGGCTTGTCTGTATCTTCAacactgtcctcctcttctcctccctggTCTGGTACTGaaccctcctcccccttctcccccACCTCCATTACCCCCTGACCTtctgctgtctcctctgctgGAGGCTCTCTCCCTGGGTCTTtactctcctccagctctggctCATCTGTCTGGAGGACAAGCAACATAAAATAGAGTTTAGGTAAGTGTCAAATCCATCTGCAATGATCTGGTAGTAGTAAACAGGTTACGAAGCATGTTTGTGCATCTACACACATTTCTGTAtctattttaaattttaaatctATATCTTACCTCTATGCCTGTTTACAAATATGCCTCGAATTTGAAATTTACTCGTAAGTCACGTTTAAGTTGAATCAAATTTACCTTAAATCACACAAATTTCATACTTAGGTAACATGATAACAACTAAACTATCTGAAACTGATAACTGAATACCTTATCTGTTGAGGAAAGTacatatattgtaatattgtaaatattatcTTCAATACTTATTTATTCTTAGGGTTGGGCCAATTGATTTAGACAACATATCCAGATATCTACTTGGATGGTTTGTGGATATATATTGTCATGAacattaattttcatttttaatatggTCGGACTCCCTTGGCCACAACAACAATGTGTCCGGTTGAAGTTATTGGGAGACTAaagcatttgtttatttgttttaattttccaaATGTTGATAGGTTGATCACATCTGATCCAACCAAGAGGAGCTCTACGTCACCTGTTCACTCATCAATGTGTCACATGCGAATCATTTAACATATGCCTGACTGACCCATGGGGGAAGTACAGCTGTAGCTCAGACCACGACCTCTTcctcactt
It encodes:
- the smtnl1 gene encoding smoothelin-like 1 — protein: MDGEPPSQETSGSTETTSQTDTNNNSNQTDEPELEESKDPGREPPAEETAEGQGVMEVGEKGEEGSVPDQGGEEEDSVEDTDKPQTTASKHVEGDAEEAGQDKDKASTDVDVKEPPSGVKDGEEDKKGGQAEEVKSCETGGDGEEMKDKEKQTSKTEEEANEAGTDVNEKAAKGAEKKKQVKEVDVETKDKGKIKEVEKQPRPKRKSGPPSSSLSRPRPSARSIRASAKNDIIAKFQQGAPETPIPRNFKIQRSSTAVATGASIKQKMLQWCRSKTRNYEGVNIENFSSSWCDGLAFCALIHRFFPDAFDYSSLNPKEREKNFTLAFQTAESLADCCPLLEVGDMIMMGKNPDPMCVFTYVQSLCHSLCKIEKERKDQEKEEKDQAGNEGEDKEEDAAGEESAEKDEGESAEKGTMESQEERQGDVTETEGTGEEEHASNSCEMEGDGGVLVEAES